In Clostridium sp., one DNA window encodes the following:
- a CDS encoding NAD(P)/FAD-dependent oxidoreductase, with amino-acid sequence MDKIYDILIIGGGVVGNAIAREFSRYKLDIAVLEKEPDVCCETSGRNTGMLHAGFTYKHGSLKAQCAVEGNMEFDRVAEELDVPFKRTGKLVIGFTEDDMKSLLKYKKLGELNGVKGLKIINRKSIEELDPSAGGEFAMYSPASGILNPFEYTIALAENAQQNGVEYYFNNEVLGINRKNDIFEVKTVRGLYHARWIVNSAGLNSAVVSTMLGIPGYTIRGFKGEYFVLDKKAGKYMNMPVYPAPNERGGFGTHATPTVDGNILVGPSSEIVEDFENYGVTPAVMNKLIVEGKKMFKNLNKEHFIRNFSGIRPKLVDKETGEVQDFVLEMRDEVPNVINLVGIESPGLTSALPLARRTVALFGEKEKLVQDENFNPRRKGIVKFSDQSDDIKEKLIEKNPDYGEVVCRCENITKAEIVEAVHNCLGVDSLTGIKNRTRAMMGRCQGGYCETRITEIIEKEKHKQEKELVYSRCGSYMFVGKVRY; translated from the coding sequence TTGGATAAAATATATGATATTTTAATCATAGGTGGAGGTGTAGTAGGGAATGCCATCGCCAGGGAATTTTCGAGATACAAGCTCGATATAGCTGTTCTTGAAAAAGAACCTGATGTATGCTGTGAAACAAGCGGTAGAAATACAGGCATGCTTCATGCCGGGTTTACCTACAAGCATGGTTCTTTGAAGGCGCAATGTGCAGTAGAGGGAAATATGGAATTTGATAGAGTGGCGGAAGAACTTGATGTTCCATTTAAAAGAACGGGTAAGCTTGTTATAGGTTTCACTGAAGATGACATGAAAAGTCTGTTGAAGTACAAGAAACTCGGGGAGTTGAATGGAGTCAAAGGACTCAAAATAATAAACAGAAAGAGCATAGAAGAACTTGATCCCAGTGCAGGAGGGGAATTTGCAATGTATTCTCCTGCAAGTGGAATTTTAAATCCTTTTGAATATACCATAGCACTTGCAGAAAATGCCCAGCAGAATGGAGTTGAATATTATTTTAACAACGAGGTACTGGGCATCAATCGTAAAAACGATATATTTGAAGTAAAGACAGTCAGAGGATTGTATCATGCAAGATGGATCGTAAACTCGGCCGGATTGAATTCGGCAGTTGTATCGACTATGCTTGGAATACCGGGTTATACAATAAGAGGATTCAAGGGTGAATATTTTGTACTTGACAAGAAGGCAGGAAAATATATGAATATGCCGGTATATCCTGCTCCCAATGAAAGAGGTGGATTTGGAACACATGCGACACCAACTGTAGACGGCAATATATTGGTAGGACCGAGTTCTGAAATCGTTGAAGACTTTGAGAATTATGGAGTAACTCCTGCAGTGATGAACAAGTTGATTGTCGAAGGGAAAAAGATGTTCAAAAATTTAAACAAGGAACATTTCATTAGAAATTTTTCAGGTATAAGACCTAAACTTGTAGACAAGGAGACAGGCGAAGTGCAGGATTTTGTACTTGAAATGAGGGATGAAGTGCCAAATGTTATCAATCTGGTGGGAATAGAATCACCAGGACTTACAAGTGCACTTCCCCTTGCGAGAAGGACGGTAGCTCTATTTGGCGAGAAGGAAAAACTTGTTCAAGATGAAAATTTCAACCCGAGGAGAAAGGGAATTGTCAAATTCTCTGATCAAAGTGATGATATAAAGGAAAAACTTATAGAGAAAAATCCTGATTATGGGGAAGTCGTCTGTAGGTGTGAGAATATTACAAAGGCTGAAATAGTAGAGGCTGTTCACAATTGTCTTGGAGTTGATTCCTTGACTGGTATCAAAAACAGAACACGGGCAATGATGGGAAGATGTCAGGGAGGTTACTGTGAGACAAGAATAACGGAGATAATTGAAAAGGAAAAGCACAAACAGGAAAAAGAATTAGTTTATTCACGATGCGGGTCTTATATGTTTGTTGGGAAGGTGAGATATTAA
- a CDS encoding glycerate kinase family protein — protein MKKESNILLAPDSFKESMTAKEVCDAMEKGIRRVDEDINCIKIPMADGGEGTMQSLVDATGGSVYKLKVMGPLGNEVEAEYGILGDGKTGIIEMASASGIALIHQEDRNPLVTTTYGTGQLIKACLDRGIKKLLIGIGGSATNDGGAGVVQALGGKLKDKFGKEIGFGGGELRKLSSIDLSEFDERIKEVEVEVACDVTNPLCGDNGASNVFGPQKGADSEMIKILDDNLRHYASIIKNQLGMDVLNIPGAGAAGGLGAGLMVFLNGKLEAGIDIVIKYSNLEENIKTADLVFTGEGSIDFQTQYGKTPMGVAMMAKKYDKPVIVLAGSIGKDIEALYEKGIDSIFSIVQGVTNLDNALENGSKNVEKTMENIIRLIKLNNCKM, from the coding sequence ATGAAAAAAGAGTCCAATATTCTGTTGGCACCTGATTCATTTAAAGAAAGTATGACGGCAAAAGAAGTATGTGATGCCATGGAAAAGGGAATTAGAAGGGTAGATGAGGACATTAATTGCATAAAGATACCTATGGCAGATGGAGGAGAAGGTACAATGCAGTCTCTGGTTGATGCTACAGGTGGCAGTGTATATAAATTAAAAGTAATGGGCCCGCTTGGAAATGAAGTGGAAGCTGAATACGGAATACTTGGAGATGGTAAAACAGGAATTATAGAAATGGCCAGCGCAAGTGGAATTGCTCTAATTCATCAGGAAGACAGGAATCCGCTCGTAACAACAACTTATGGGACAGGACAGCTCATAAAGGCATGCCTGGATCGCGGGATTAAAAAGCTGCTTATAGGAATTGGTGGAAGTGCAACCAATGATGGAGGTGCGGGAGTTGTTCAAGCATTAGGTGGAAAATTGAAAGATAAATTTGGAAAAGAGATTGGATTTGGAGGAGGGGAATTGAGAAAACTGTCTTCCATAGATCTGTCTGAATTTGATGAACGCATTAAAGAGGTAGAAGTAGAAGTGGCTTGTGATGTTACCAATCCTCTTTGTGGGGATAATGGGGCATCGAATGTATTCGGTCCGCAAAAAGGTGCAGATAGTGAAATGATAAAAATACTGGATGATAATTTGAGACATTATGCTTCTATAATCAAAAATCAACTTGGCATGGATGTATTGAACATACCTGGTGCCGGTGCAGCAGGAGGGCTTGGAGCCGGACTCATGGTATTTTTGAATGGAAAACTTGAAGCTGGTATTGACATAGTAATAAAATATTCCAACCTTGAGGAGAATATAAAGACTGCGGATTTGGTTTTCACAGGGGAAGGAAGTATTGATTTTCAGACACAATATGGGAAAACCCCAATGGGTGTGGCCATGATGGCCAAGAAGTATGACAAACCTGTGATAGTACTGGCGGGAAGTATAGGGAAAGATATAGAAGCACTCTATGAAAAAGGTATAGATTCAATCTTCAGTATTGTTCAAGGTGTTACAAATTTAGATAATGCCCTTGAAAATGGAAGTAAAAATGTAGAAAAAACTATGGAAAATATTATCAGACTCATAAAGCTAAATAATTGTAAAATGTGA
- a CDS encoding gluconate:H+ symporter → MSLVIVGIGVILLLILMIPCKLNGFISLILVSLVVGVLEGMPLEKVTEAMYKGIGSQLNSLILILAFGAMLGKLMSDCGAGQRIATTLIKKFGMKKVQWAMLVTSLIVGITMFFEAAFILLIPIIYSVVKETKLPLIYIGYPAVVALSVTHSFLPPHPGPTLVTSAYGTSVGRTLLLGLIIAIPGAIIVGILFSKTKFIRDAKTNIPEGLTTSKLFTDEEMPSFGKSVFTALVPVVLIAIAEFSGLLFPKDASILKYIKFFGDAPIALMITAIIAIFTFGFGCNRKLDEIAKSMSESVKAIAMIILIIGAGGAFKQVLVSSGVGDTIVSMTKGLNLSPIILAWFIAAVLRTALGSATVAVTAAAGLIVPLVTVSGVNPSLMVLATTTGSIFASHVNDPGFWMYKEYFGLSVADAIKTRTSYTCLLSVIGLVGVLILNIFVH, encoded by the coding sequence ATGTCGCTTGTTATAGTTGGTATTGGAGTAATATTGCTTTTAATACTCATGATACCTTGTAAACTTAATGGATTTATTTCATTGATATTAGTTTCCCTGGTTGTTGGTGTTCTTGAAGGTATGCCGTTGGAAAAGGTTACCGAGGCGATGTATAAGGGTATCGGAAGTCAGCTGAACAGCTTGATACTCATACTTGCATTCGGGGCAATGCTTGGAAAGTTGATGTCTGATTGTGGAGCAGGACAGCGTATAGCAACTACTTTGATTAAAAAGTTTGGGATGAAGAAAGTTCAATGGGCTATGCTTGTAACTTCACTTATTGTTGGAATAACAATGTTCTTTGAAGCAGCATTTATTTTATTGATACCAATTATCTATAGTGTAGTCAAGGAAACAAAGCTGCCTTTGATTTATATTGGTTATCCGGCAGTTGTAGCGCTCTCTGTAACTCACAGTTTTCTGCCGCCTCATCCTGGCCCAACACTTGTAACTTCGGCTTATGGAACCAGTGTAGGAAGAACGCTACTTCTGGGACTCATTATTGCTATTCCAGGAGCTATTATTGTAGGAATTTTGTTTTCAAAAACAAAATTCATAAGGGATGCAAAAACAAACATACCGGAAGGATTGACCACAAGCAAATTGTTTACCGATGAGGAAATGCCAAGCTTTGGTAAAAGTGTATTTACAGCGCTTGTACCGGTAGTTCTAATAGCTATTGCAGAATTCAGCGGACTGCTGTTTCCAAAGGATGCTTCAATATTAAAATATATCAAATTCTTTGGAGATGCACCTATAGCTCTGATGATTACGGCAATTATTGCCATATTTACTTTCGGATTTGGATGTAACAGGAAATTGGATGAAATAGCAAAGAGCATGAGTGAGTCAGTAAAAGCTATTGCCATGATTATTCTCATAATTGGTGCAGGTGGTGCGTTCAAGCAGGTATTAGTTTCATCGGGGGTAGGAGATACAATAGTTTCCATGACAAAGGGATTGAACCTTTCACCAATTATATTGGCATGGTTTATTGCAGCCGTTTTGAGAACTGCCCTTGGTTCAGCTACTGTAGCGGTAACTGCGGCAGCGGGGCTGATAGTGCCTTTGGTAACTGTATCGGGAGTTAATCCAAGCTTGATGGTACTTGCCACCACTACAGGAAGTATATTTGCATCTCATGTAAATGATCCGGGATTCTGGATGTATAAAGAATACTTTGGGCTGTCGGTAGCTGATGCAATTAAGACAAGGACAAGCTATACATGTTTACTTTCTGTAATCGGACTGGTCGGCGTCCTTATTTTAAATATATTTGTTCACTGA
- a CDS encoding aldo/keto reductase: MGSISEVEIESTRSANEGRLVRLPDGTYVHALGQGTWYMGENPSSEDREIKALRLGVELGMTLIDTAEMYGDGGSEILVGKAIRGIRDKVFLVSKVYPHNAGFGSIVAACENSLKRLNTDYLDLYLLHWRGNVPFQETVDGMEKLKKQGRILRWGVSNMDTSDMEQIVNCRNGSNCMVNQVLYHLGSRGIEFDLLPWHRKNNMPIMAYCPIAKGGRLKRQLMKDRTVNELAAKYNAKPLQIILAWTIRTDNVIAIPKASREEHVIENAKAAAIQFSKDDLDKLESLFPKPDRKMPLDIL; the protein is encoded by the coding sequence ATGGGTTCAATAAGTGAAGTTGAGATTGAATCGACAAGAAGTGCAAATGAAGGAAGATTGGTAAGACTGCCTGATGGAACTTATGTCCATGCATTAGGACAGGGAACCTGGTATATGGGAGAAAATCCGTCAAGTGAAGATAGGGAGATAAAAGCTCTGAGACTTGGTGTAGAACTCGGAATGACACTCATTGATACTGCCGAGATGTATGGAGATGGCGGATCTGAAATTCTTGTCGGAAAGGCAATACGGGGAATCAGAGATAAAGTATTTCTGGTATCCAAGGTGTACCCGCATAATGCCGGTTTTGGAAGTATAGTTGCTGCCTGTGAGAACAGTCTCAAGAGACTGAACACGGATTATCTGGACTTGTATCTTTTGCACTGGAGAGGAAACGTACCTTTTCAGGAAACTGTAGATGGTATGGAGAAACTGAAAAAGCAGGGCAGGATTTTAAGATGGGGAGTATCGAATATGGATACTTCGGATATGGAGCAGATTGTAAATTGCAGGAATGGTTCCAATTGTATGGTCAATCAGGTATTATATCATCTTGGATCACGTGGAATCGAATTTGATTTGCTGCCCTGGCATAGGAAAAATAACATGCCCATTATGGCATATTGTCCGATAGCCAAGGGAGGAAGGTTGAAAAGACAGTTGATGAAAGACAGGACAGTAAATGAACTGGCAGCAAAATACAATGCAAAGCCTCTTCAGATAATTCTGGCCTGGACGATAAGGACGGATAATGTGATTGCTATTCCAAAAGCATCTCGTGAAGAGCATGTGATAGAGAATGCAAAGGCTGCGGCTATTCAATTTTCAAAAGATGATCTTGATAAACTTGAAAGTTTGTTTCCCAAACCTGATAGAAAGATGCCTCTTGATATTTTATAG
- a CDS encoding PPC domain-containing DNA-binding protein: MKFRKSGSTYIVKLNKGEEVIEELSELCREQNIKAGYFTAIGAAGEVKLGYFDPVKKVYDSRDIVENLEITSLVGNIGRLENDDVVIHSHINLSNKNYGLIGGHLFKCRISLVCEIFITDLGEKIKKSPDREFGLNFMDL; encoded by the coding sequence ATGAAATTCAGAAAATCTGGTTCTACTTATATTGTAAAATTGAACAAAGGAGAGGAGGTAATAGAGGAACTGTCAGAATTGTGCAGGGAACAGAATATAAAAGCAGGATACTTTACGGCAATTGGTGCTGCGGGTGAAGTCAAGCTGGGATATTTTGATCCGGTAAAAAAAGTGTATGACAGCAGGGATATTGTGGAAAATCTTGAAATAACCAGCCTTGTAGGGAATATAGGAAGATTGGAAAATGATGATGTTGTAATTCATTCACATATAAATTTAAGCAATAAAAATTATGGGTTGATAGGAGGCCATCTATTCAAGTGCAGAATATCCCTGGTTTGTGAAATATTTATTACGGATCTTGGAGAGAAGATAAAAAAATCGCCTGATAGGGAATTTGGATTGAATTTTATGGATTTATAG
- a CDS encoding sugar diacid recognition domain-containing protein yields the protein MEVLSRELAERIVGRTMKAVNKNVNIMNDKGIIIASGDKNRVGNVHEGAVLALERKSEFSIDEKQCRELNGVQQGTNVVIEFQDNVVGVIGITGKRDEVIGYGKLIKMTAEMMIEQAYVMRELEWSNRIKEDMIVSLINNDQGSFRLLEKYTKKFKLDYNYPMTIFIVKVNFKKISERKDLDLLTNIVKILEGTLKNSLVAVIDSKTIVLIYKCPNAHYKTINCIDRIKTIYEKIQAQTDNNVKISVGKIYNKLSDIHKSYQIANQTLMFGQKNHPDDNVYVFDFLKYEMLFSQDNAKWKVNELRESYNMLAVNDRNGELRETLKVFIEENGELNKVSGRLFIHRNTLNYRLNKIYKLTNMNPKKYIDLFWLYCSIINFKTNES from the coding sequence ATGGAGGTTCTAAGTAGAGAACTTGCTGAAAGAATAGTGGGGAGGACTATGAAAGCCGTCAATAAAAATGTGAATATTATGAATGATAAGGGAATAATTATAGCGTCCGGTGATAAAAACAGAGTAGGTAATGTTCATGAGGGTGCGGTACTTGCACTTGAAAGAAAATCTGAATTCAGTATTGATGAAAAGCAGTGCAGAGAGTTGAATGGAGTGCAGCAGGGAACTAATGTAGTTATTGAGTTTCAGGATAATGTCGTAGGAGTAATCGGTATTACAGGTAAAAGAGATGAAGTCATAGGTTATGGCAAATTGATCAAAATGACTGCAGAGATGATGATAGAACAGGCATATGTCATGAGGGAACTTGAATGGAGCAACAGAATTAAAGAGGATATGATAGTATCTCTTATAAACAATGATCAGGGATCATTTCGCCTGCTTGAAAAATATACGAAAAAATTCAAATTGGATTATAATTATCCCATGACAATTTTTATTGTAAAAGTGAATTTTAAAAAAATTTCCGAGAGGAAGGATCTGGATTTACTGACCAATATAGTAAAAATTCTCGAGGGAACACTTAAGAATTCACTTGTGGCGGTTATCGATTCAAAGACTATTGTTCTCATATACAAATGTCCGAATGCTCATTACAAGACAATAAACTGCATAGACAGAATAAAAACAATTTATGAAAAAATACAAGCACAAACTGACAACAACGTCAAAATATCGGTGGGAAAAATATACAATAAGTTATCTGACATACATAAATCCTATCAAATAGCAAATCAAACGCTCATGTTCGGACAAAAAAACCACCCCGACGACAATGTATATGTTTTTGATTTTCTAAAATATGAGATGCTGTTTTCGCAGGATAATGCCAAATGGAAGGTTAATGAATTGAGAGAGTCCTATAATATGCTTGCTGTAAACGATAGGAATGGTGAATTGAGAGAAACGCTTAAAGTATTTATAGAGGAAAATGGTGAGCTGAACAAGGTATCCGGGAGATTGTTTATACACAGAAATACTCTAAACTACCGTCTTAATAAAATATACAAGCTTACGAATATGAATCCAAAGAAATATATTGATTTATTCTGGCTTTATTGCTCTATTATTAATTTTAAAACAAATGAAAGCTAA
- a CDS encoding dihydrodipicolinate synthase family protein, which produces MLKGVFTPIITIFDKDGKFDKESNRTIIEKLISDGIYGICILGTTGEFFNMTFDEKKEYIKFASEVINGRVKLIVGTGSTNLKEVISLGKYAEENNADAILVLPPFYFKLDEEHIFEYFSIIAENTNLPMILYNIPQNTKVELSADLVLKLADKYENIANGGVKDTTPALANVRRFVEKVKSVHPNFAVLSGIDEYLIPNLLIGGNGIVGTQTNTQAKLLVEAYRTFLDKNFDKLLELQKQINHIMIVREMPHSNNILSTKTAASIALGLNFNTSIRYYDIKVPEEIKEKIHKVVKPQ; this is translated from the coding sequence ATGTTAAAAGGAGTTTTTACACCAATAATAACTATCTTTGATAAAGATGGAAAATTTGACAAAGAATCAAACAGGACAATAATTGAAAAATTAATCTCAGATGGAATTTACGGTATATGCATACTTGGAACAACAGGAGAATTTTTCAACATGACCTTTGACGAGAAGAAAGAATATATAAAATTTGCATCGGAAGTCATAAATGGAAGAGTGAAGTTAATAGTTGGGACAGGCAGTACAAATTTAAAAGAAGTTATATCGCTTGGCAAATATGCAGAGGAAAATAATGCAGATGCCATATTGGTACTCCCTCCATTCTATTTTAAACTGGATGAAGAGCATATTTTTGAGTATTTTTCAATTATAGCTGAAAATACAAACCTTCCCATGATATTATACAATATACCCCAGAATACAAAAGTGGAACTATCTGCTGACCTGGTATTGAAATTAGCTGACAAGTATGAGAACATAGCCAATGGAGGTGTTAAAGATACCACACCTGCATTAGCCAATGTAAGAAGATTTGTAGAAAAAGTCAAAAGTGTTCATCCAAATTTTGCTGTTTTATCTGGGATTGACGAATATTTGATACCCAATCTCCTGATAGGAGGAAATGGTATCGTTGGCACACAGACCAACACACAGGCAAAATTACTTGTTGAAGCATACAGGACATTTCTGGATAAAAATTTTGATAAGTTACTAGAACTGCAAAAACAGATAAATCATATAATGATTGTACGCGAAATGCCACACAGCAACAATATATTGTCGACAAAAACTGCAGCAAGCATTGCTCTAGGTTTAAATTTTAATACATCTATAAGATACTACGATATAAAGGTACCTGAGGAAATTAAAGAAAAAATCCACAAAGTAGTCAAGCCTCAATAA
- a CDS encoding sigma 54-interacting transcriptional regulator has product MNIKNIDLVLRFIKEKVTFNNLVNNIKDNKPPGIDAADIQNNLGIVRNNGSVLLNSLFKQKKLVKINSRPVTYILRDTILQFIEERAIKDTYSIDEIRNIISTNVNRDIQLDPFDSLIGKDNSLAVQIGQAKAAIMYPSNGLNTLILGESGVGKTTFAITMYKYAKKSKELSEEEFPFISFNCADYFNNPQLLLSQLFGHIKGAFTGADADKIGLVEKADGGILFLDEVHRLPSDGQEMLFYLMDRGEYHRLGETGKKRKSSVLIIAATTENPDEILLSTFLRRFPVVITLPKYREKDTGEKIEIIERLFCSESANINKPIKIASKVMKALVSFEFRVGNIGQVHSVIKLLCAKAYLEFLKNDGELKVDFNMLDSEIRQYFLKNGSTFDKAYVDVLSSDVTISPESCNPYLLNNSSKDIYEFIDRKINDLKAEGMDEKHIDIYINKEIEHYFNNVINIADLRKLYKIIPETIVNVSSELIDIAEMELKTKFNSRLILGFAFHIDALLKRIKYNQLKSNTFINKLEIKTKYPDEYKTSDKLILVIEDRFKVIVPKNERIFITILLANNKNSTVDIDKVGILIVCHGQSTATSIAEVSNTLFNTNIVRAVNMPLESPIPDTYNKIKTEVLSMNKEKGILLFVDMGSLINLGKKLMDETGVKIETFPNVSTLHILEATRNVLYKGDSIEEIYQSIVNLSNNVPVNDNSLKKKAILTVCATGEGTSMMIKEMISRILDKSYRDQIEVITLSYMDLEKDVDRIKEEYDILAYFGTLDLDISAPYFPINKLLDHDFKSEFLNFIDMNVYNKEINEHEEDAYSISRDLLNKYLKYINPEIAIPIIKEFIEKINLKFANNHKEDLIDLIVHLGCMLNRCVHGDKVKFTNIEVFKKNNSKLFKKVRKATEILENEFEISINDDEVCYILTILSKDKTRDE; this is encoded by the coding sequence TTGAATATTAAGAATATTGATTTAGTTTTAAGGTTTATAAAAGAAAAAGTTACATTTAATAACTTAGTCAACAATATTAAAGATAACAAACCGCCTGGTATTGATGCGGCTGATATACAAAATAATCTTGGTATAGTAAGAAATAATGGAAGCGTTTTGCTAAATAGTCTTTTTAAACAAAAGAAACTTGTAAAGATAAACAGTAGACCTGTTACCTATATATTAAGAGATACAATTCTGCAATTTATTGAAGAAAGAGCTATAAAGGATACATATAGCATAGATGAAATAAGGAATATTATATCAACAAATGTGAATAGAGATATACAACTGGATCCATTTGATTCATTAATTGGAAAGGATAACAGCCTGGCAGTTCAGATAGGTCAGGCAAAAGCGGCGATAATGTATCCGTCAAACGGACTCAACACTTTAATACTTGGAGAAAGTGGGGTTGGTAAAACTACATTTGCCATTACCATGTACAAGTATGCTAAAAAATCAAAAGAATTGAGTGAAGAAGAATTCCCTTTTATATCATTTAATTGTGCTGATTATTTTAATAATCCCCAGTTATTGTTGTCCCAACTTTTTGGGCATATAAAAGGGGCATTTACAGGGGCCGATGCAGATAAAATAGGTCTAGTAGAAAAAGCTGATGGAGGCATACTCTTTCTTGATGAGGTTCACAGACTTCCTTCAGATGGACAGGAGATGTTATTCTATCTCATGGACAGGGGTGAATATCATAGATTAGGTGAAACAGGAAAAAAGAGAAAAAGCAGTGTGCTTATAATAGCGGCTACAACTGAAAATCCCGATGAAATACTTCTTTCTACATTTTTAAGGAGATTTCCTGTAGTAATAACTCTTCCAAAATACAGGGAAAAGGACACCGGAGAAAAAATTGAAATTATTGAAAGGCTTTTTTGTTCAGAATCGGCAAATATAAACAAGCCCATTAAAATAGCTTCAAAGGTAATGAAGGCACTTGTCTCATTTGAATTCAGAGTTGGAAATATAGGACAAGTCCATTCTGTAATAAAACTTCTATGTGCAAAAGCCTACTTGGAATTCTTGAAAAATGACGGTGAATTAAAAGTCGATTTTAATATGTTGGACTCAGAAATAAGACAATATTTCTTGAAAAATGGGAGCACATTTGATAAGGCTTATGTGGATGTACTTTCAAGTGATGTAACGATATCTCCAGAATCCTGCAATCCATACCTTCTGAATAATTCCAGCAAGGACATATATGAATTTATAGATAGGAAAATCAACGATTTAAAGGCAGAGGGTATGGATGAAAAGCATATAGATATATATATAAACAAAGAAATAGAACATTATTTTAATAATGTAATTAATATAGCAGATTTAAGAAAACTCTATAAAATTATACCTGAAACCATTGTGAATGTTTCGTCTGAATTAATTGACATAGCAGAAATGGAACTCAAAACAAAATTCAATTCCAGGCTTATTTTAGGATTCGCTTTTCATATAGATGCTCTGCTGAAACGTATCAAATACAACCAGTTAAAAAGTAATACATTTATTAACAAACTTGAGATAAAAACAAAATATCCTGATGAGTACAAAACATCAGATAAACTGATCTTAGTAATTGAAGATAGATTTAAGGTTATAGTTCCCAAAAACGAAAGAATATTTATAACCATTTTACTTGCAAATAATAAAAATAGCACGGTTGATATCGATAAAGTGGGGATATTGATTGTATGCCATGGTCAAAGTACTGCTACAAGTATAGCTGAAGTTTCTAATACATTATTTAATACGAATATTGTAAGAGCAGTAAACATGCCACTTGAAAGTCCCATACCTGATACGTATAATAAGATAAAAACTGAGGTACTGTCCATGAACAAAGAAAAGGGTATTTTACTTTTTGTAGATATGGGTTCACTGATAAATCTAGGCAAAAAGTTGATGGATGAAACAGGAGTAAAGATAGAAACATTCCCCAATGTTTCCACATTGCATATTTTAGAGGCAACACGTAATGTATTATATAAAGGGGATAGTATTGAAGAAATTTATCAGTCTATAGTAAACTTAAGTAATAATGTTCCAGTTAATGATAATAGTTTGAAGAAAAAGGCTATTTTGACTGTTTGTGCAACAGGCGAAGGTACCAGTATGATGATCAAGGAGATGATTTCACGAATACTTGATAAAAGTTATAGAGATCAGATAGAAGTAATTACATTAAGCTATATGGATCTGGAGAAAGATGTAGATAGAATAAAAGAGGAATATGATATATTGGCATATTTCGGTACACTGGATCTAGATATATCTGCTCCATATTTTCCTATAAATAAATTACTGGATCATGATTTTAAAAGCGAATTTCTTAATTTTATAGATATGAATGTATATAATAAAGAAATTAATGAACATGAAGAAGATGCTTATTCAATATCAAGAGACCTATTAAATAAATATTTGAAATATATAAATCCTGAAATTGCCATACCAATTATAAAAGAATTTATTGAAAAGATAAATTTGAAATTTGCTAATAATCATAAAGAGGATTTGATAGATTTAATTGTTCATTTAGGCTGTATGCTGAATAGATGTGTTCATGGAGATAAAGTAAAGTTTACAAATATTGAAGTGTTCAAAAAAAATAACTCAAAACTATTTAAGAAGGTGAGGAAGGCTACAGAGATACTTGAAAATGAATTTGAGATTAGTATTAATGATGATGAAGTATGTTATATTCTAACTATTTTGAGTAAGGATAAAACACGGGATGAATAG